The nucleotide window CAATGCCCAGATCATCCAGCTCAACCAGGGGCGGTGAGGCGGCTTGATTTTGGCCGTCATGCTGAGCGGAGTCGAAGCATCTCTACCGCTTCGTTGAACGATGCAGACGAAGCGGTAGAGATGCTTCGACTCCGCTCAGCATGACGGCTTGTTGTAGCAGACAGGCCACTGCCCTCGGCCCCATTCCAGCCACTACGGCCGAGGTTGCGTAAGTAGAGGCTCCCGTTGTCTCTGCTTATCCCCGCTGCATGTCGTTGTATAACCTTGGGCTGGTGGTGCTGGGCGTGGCTATTCTGGCCGTGGCCTGGCTGCCTTCGCTGCTGAAAAAATATCCGCTGTCGTACCCCGTCCTGTTCGTGGGGCTGGGGGCCTTGGTGTACGCGCTGCCGCTGGGCTTGCCCTCGCCCGACCCCGTGACGCACTCTGCCTTTGCCACTCACCTCACCGAGCTGTGCGTGATTGTGGCCCTCACCGGCACGGGGCTGAAAATCGACCGGAAGTTTTCCCGGGTGCGCTGGCGGGCCCCGCTCAAGCTGGTACTTATCCTGATGGTGGTGTCCATTGCCGGCTTCTGGGTGGTGGCCTGGCGATTGGCCGGGCTGGGACTGGCTTCGGCTGTGCTGCTGGCCGCCACCCTCGCGCCCACCGACCCCGTGCTGGCCGGCGACGTGCAGGTAGGCAAGCCCGGCGAGGGCCGCGAAGACAACGTGCGCTTTGCCCTTACCGGCGAGGCCGGCCTCAACGACGGCCTTGCCTTTCCCTTCGTGTACCTGGCGCTGGCCCTGCTGCCGGCGGCCGTTCCCATAGCAGAACGCCTCACCGACTGGGTGCTGATGGATGTGCTTTACCGCGTGGCGGCGGGTATTGCGGGTGGCTGGCTGGCTGGCAAAGCCATGTCTTTTCTAATTTTTGACTTGCCCCACCGCATCCGCATCAACCCCGAGGCCTATGGGTTTGTGGCCCTGGCCGTCACGCTCACCGCTTACGGCGTTACGGAACTGGTGCACGGCTACGGGTTTCTGGCCGTGTTTATTGCCGCCGTTACGCTGCGTACCCACGAGCGCAGCCACGAGTACCACACCGAGATGCACGAATTCACGGACCAGCTGGAGCGTCTGCTCATCGTGGTGATTCTGATTTTGTTTGGGGGCGCGCTGGTGCGGGGCCTGCTGGAGCCGCTGACGTGGCGCGGGGTAGGGCTGGGGCTGTTTCTGCTGTTTCTGCT belongs to Hymenobacter sp. J193 and includes:
- a CDS encoding sodium:proton antiporter translates to MSLYNLGLVVLGVAILAVAWLPSLLKKYPLSYPVLFVGLGALVYALPLGLPSPDPVTHSAFATHLTELCVIVALTGTGLKIDRKFSRVRWRAPLKLVLILMVVSIAGFWVVAWRLAGLGLASAVLLAATLAPTDPVLAGDVQVGKPGEGREDNVRFALTGEAGLNDGLAFPFVYLALALLPAAVPIAERLTDWVLMDVLYRVAAGIAGGWLAGKAMSFLIFDLPHRIRINPEAYGFVALAVTLTAYGVTELVHGYGFLAVFIAAVTLRTHERSHEYHTEMHEFTDQLERLLIVVILILFGGALVRGLLEPLTWRGVGLGLFLLFLLRPMGGMLTLWRSRLNWREQLVISFFGIRGIGSFFYLAYAINKQAFPDARELWAITGFTVLASIILHGVLATPVMNWLDRYHGRPTTQELDEQAQAGEGPPKQSSAAPR